In Streptomyces sp. NBC_01439, the following are encoded in one genomic region:
- a CDS encoding acyl-CoA carboxylase subunit beta, with protein sequence MTVVDQTPSEPTDARGRVAELHSLREQAKRGPSDRATETQHAKGKLTARERIALLLDEGSFREVEQLRRHRATGFGLENKKPYTDGVITGWGTVEGRTVFVYAHDFRIFGGALGEAHATKIHKIMDMAIAAGAPLVSLNDGAGARIQEGVSALAGYGGIFQRNTKASGVIPQISVMLGPCAGGAAYSPALTDFVFMVRETSQMFITGPDVVRAVTGEEITQNGLGGADVHAETSGVAHFAYDDEETCISEVRYLISMLPSNNRENPPVHETSDPADRRSEVLLDLVPADGNRPYDMLKVIEELVDEGDVLEIHERWARNIICALARMNGQVVGIVANQPGHLAGVLDIEASEKAARFVQMCDAFNIPIITLLDVPGFLPGVDQEHGGIIRHGAKLLYAYCNATVPRISLILRKAYGGAYIVMDSQSIGADITYAWPTNEIAVMGAEGAANVIFRKQIADAEDPEAMRVRMVKEYKAELMHPYYAAERGLVDDVIDPAETREVLVSALAMLRNKHADLPSRKHGNPPQ encoded by the coding sequence ATGACCGTTGTGGACCAGACCCCGAGCGAGCCGACGGACGCCCGCGGGCGCGTGGCCGAGCTGCACTCCCTGCGCGAGCAGGCGAAGCGCGGCCCCAGCGACCGCGCGACCGAGACCCAGCACGCCAAGGGCAAGCTGACCGCCCGTGAGCGCATCGCGCTGCTGCTCGACGAAGGTTCCTTCCGGGAGGTCGAGCAGCTCCGCCGCCACCGGGCGACCGGGTTCGGCCTGGAGAACAAGAAGCCGTACACCGACGGTGTCATCACCGGCTGGGGCACGGTCGAGGGCCGCACGGTCTTCGTCTACGCACACGACTTCCGCATCTTCGGCGGCGCCCTGGGCGAGGCCCACGCCACGAAGATCCACAAGATCATGGACATGGCCATCGCGGCCGGTGCCCCGCTGGTCTCCCTGAACGACGGCGCCGGCGCCCGCATCCAGGAGGGCGTCTCGGCGCTCGCCGGCTACGGCGGCATCTTCCAGCGCAACACCAAGGCATCGGGCGTCATCCCGCAGATCTCGGTCATGCTGGGCCCCTGCGCCGGTGGCGCCGCGTACTCCCCGGCCCTCACGGACTTCGTGTTCATGGTCCGGGAGACCTCGCAGATGTTCATCACCGGCCCGGACGTGGTCCGCGCGGTGACCGGCGAGGAGATCACCCAGAACGGCCTCGGCGGCGCCGACGTGCACGCCGAGACCTCCGGCGTCGCGCACTTCGCGTACGACGACGAGGAGACCTGCATCTCCGAGGTCCGGTACCTCATCTCGATGCTGCCCTCCAACAACCGCGAGAACCCGCCCGTCCACGAGACGAGCGACCCGGCCGACCGGCGCAGCGAGGTCCTGCTGGACCTGGTGCCCGCCGACGGCAACCGCCCGTACGACATGCTCAAGGTCATCGAGGAGCTCGTCGACGAGGGCGACGTCCTGGAGATCCACGAGCGCTGGGCCCGCAACATCATCTGCGCCCTGGCCCGGATGAACGGCCAGGTCGTCGGCATCGTCGCCAACCAGCCCGGCCACCTCGCCGGTGTCCTGGACATCGAGGCCTCCGAGAAGGCCGCGCGCTTCGTCCAGATGTGCGACGCCTTCAACATCCCGATCATCACCCTGCTGGACGTACCGGGCTTCCTGCCGGGCGTCGACCAGGAGCACGGCGGCATCATCCGCCACGGCGCCAAGCTGCTGTACGCGTACTGCAACGCCACCGTCCCGCGGATCTCGCTGATCCTGCGCAAGGCCTACGGCGGCGCGTACATCGTCATGGACTCCCAGTCCATCGGCGCCGACATCACCTACGCCTGGCCTACCAACGAGATCGCCGTCATGGGCGCCGAGGGCGCGGCCAACGTCATCTTCCGCAAGCAGATCGCGGACGCCGAGGACCCCGAGGCCATGCGCGTACGCATGGTCAAGGAGTACAAGGCCGAACTGA
- a CDS encoding YceI family protein — MGLFTRRSQNVNVQDGAAVATLEVDPALAALTGDYVIDPAHSSIGFTVRHAMVTNVRGAFAEHEGSLHLDGADPARSTASIDVKIASVDTGIADRDAHLRSGDFFDAEAFPLMTFRSTHALQLGGDAYRISGELTIKDVTRPLSIDLEFNGSATDPYGNERVGFEGSAEILRSDWGLTWNAALEAGGVMVSDKVKLTFDISAIKQA; from the coding sequence ATGGGTCTCTTCACCCGCCGCAGCCAGAACGTGAACGTCCAGGACGGCGCCGCCGTCGCCACCCTTGAAGTGGACCCGGCGCTCGCCGCGCTCACCGGCGACTACGTCATCGACCCCGCCCACAGCAGCATCGGCTTCACCGTCCGCCACGCCATGGTCACCAACGTCCGCGGGGCCTTCGCCGAGCACGAGGGAAGCCTGCACCTGGACGGCGCCGACCCGGCCCGTTCCACCGCCTCCATCGACGTGAAGATCGCCTCCGTCGACACCGGCATCGCCGATCGCGACGCTCACCTGCGCAGCGGCGACTTCTTCGACGCCGAGGCCTTCCCGCTGATGACCTTCCGCTCCACCCACGCGCTTCAGCTCGGCGGGGACGCGTACCGCATCAGCGGTGAGCTGACCATCAAGGACGTCACGCGCCCGCTCTCCATCGACCTGGAGTTCAACGGCTCGGCCACCGACCCCTACGGCAACGAGCGCGTCGGATTCGAGGGTTCCGCCGAGATCCTGCGCTCCGACTGGGGCCTGACGTGGAACGCCGCCCTGGAGGCCGGCGGTGTGATGGTCAGCGACAAGGTGAAGCTGACCTTCGACATCTCGGCCATCAAGCAGGCCTGA